Proteins from one Mesoplodon densirostris isolate mMesDen1 chromosome 1, mMesDen1 primary haplotype, whole genome shotgun sequence genomic window:
- the SYCE1 gene encoding synaptonemal complex central element protein 1: MAGRSGPSSAEQAGAVGRADEAGGQAKSSQKIEDLMEMVKKLQKAGSLEPRIEVLINRINEVQQAKKKASEELGEARTVWETLQKELDSLSGEKVRLKEILSKKQETLRILRLHCQEKESETQRKHTMLQECKERISALNSQIEQEKNKQRQLRLDFEEQLEDLMGQHKDLWEFHKPEQLALEISALDSSKEQLLKEEKLVEAKLEDVKHRLCSQFGAKGCSAITEGLFLRSQEAAAVVHLFEEENKKAQEFLEAAAQRQEQLQQKCQQLQQKRQRLKEELEKLGVQVPAQGQSKQEEGAGPGEAANPKPLGVSEEKDPEPPTKQSLMPS; the protein is encoded by the exons ATGGCTGGGCGCTCGGGGCCTTCGAGCGCAGAGCAGGCGGGAGCCGTGGGCCGGGCTGACGAAGCCGGAG GGCAGGCCAAGTCCTCACAGAAAATTGAAGACTTGATGGAAATGGTGAAGAAGTTGCAGAAAG CCGGGAGCCTAGAGCCCAGGATTGAGGTCCTGATTAACCGGATCAATGAAGTTCAGCAAG CAAAAAAGAAAGCCAGTGAGGAGCTAGGAGAGGCCCGGACTGTCTGGGAGACGCTGCAGAAGGAACTGGACTCAT TGAGTGGAGAGAAAGTACGCCTGAAAGAGATCTTAAGCAAAAAGCAAG AGACCCTGAGGATCCTCCGGCTCCACTGCCAGGAGAAGGAAAGTGAGACACAGAG GAAGCATACCATGCTGCAGGAGTGCAAGGAGCGAATTTCTGCCCTGAACTCCCAGATTGAGCAGGAGAAGAACAAACAGAGGCAGTTGAG GTTGGATTTTGAGGAGCAACTGGAGGATCTGATGGGCCAGCATAAGGACCTCTGGGAATTCCAC AAGCCAGAGCAGCTGGCCCTGGAGATTAGCGCCCTGGACAGCAGCAAGGAGCAGCTGCTCAAGGAAG AAAAGCTGGTGGAGGCAAAGCTGGAGGATGTGAAGCATCGTCTGTGCTCCCAGTTTGGAGCCAAGGGCTGCTCGGCAATCACTGAGGGGCTCTTCCTGCGCAGCCAGGAAGCCGCAGCTGTGGT gcatctgtttgAGGAGGAGAACAAGAAGGCCCAGGAGTTCCTGGAGGCTGCTGCCCAGCGCCAGGAGCAGCTGCAGCAGAAGTGCCAGCAGCTGCAGCAGAAGAGGCAGAG GCTGAAGGAGGAGTTGGAAAAGCTTGGAGTGCAGGTCCCTGCTCAAGGCCAGAGCAAGCAAGAGGAAGGGGCTGGCCCAGGAGAAGCT GCCAATCCCAAGCCCCTTGGAGTCAGTGAGGAGAAAGACCCAGAGCCGCCCACTAAGCAGAGCCTGATGCCCTCCTAG
- the LOC132484278 gene encoding zinc finger protein 717-like isoform X1, translating to MNTSLGLVSFEDVAVNFTWEEWQDLDDAQRTLYRDIMLENYSSLVSLGHCITKPEVIIKLEQGAAPWTVKETPDQGFPDVQIVDDVIETSQENHGRRLWQVVITSNETSTKGTTDLGKTFNLSPIHISKLMINDGNYSEMKPKMLNMCKNTFLPSEPDEMHAGEKLEDSNRTGKSLRYAKYPSHQKKNQTLQQPFECNRQGRDFIKEAIFFTHRMFHMGEMAYKYKKYWKACGKSALIAQERTHIGENHYRCNKWGNTFCKIPTQLNLHRADLQEQQHKCNQSGNNFCQKLHSTQLQRIQLEKTFECDVCSKTFYKKSNLTKRQKVHTGEKPYACDECEKSFGHKSDHTIHQRIHPGGKPYECNEFGKSFCQKSALTVHQRIHNRETPHECNDCGKTFHKKSVLTAHRRTHTGERPYACKECGKSFGHRPALTVHQRTHTRDKPYKCNECGKSFCVKPKLTVHLRLHTGEKPYECKECGKTFYQKSKLTVHQRAHTGEKPYKCDECQKTFCEKSTLNRHQRTHTGEKPYGCKECRKTFFQKSALTVHQRTHTGEKPYECNECGKTFCQKSHLSKHQRTHIEEKSCMAETGCIYTQTHFLFLWGTQLACISQPSFTVGGTI from the exons GGGTTGGTGTCATTTGAGGATGTGGCTGTGAACTTCACCTGGGAGGAGTGGCAGGACCTGGATGATGCTCAGAGGACCCTATACAGGGATATCATGCTGGAGAACTACAGTAGCCTGGTGTCACTGG GGCATTGCATTACCAAACCTGAGGTGATCATCAAGTTGGAGCAAGGAGCAGCACCATGGACTGTAAAAGAAACCCCAGACCAGGGTTTCCCAG ATGTCCAGATTGTGGATGACGTGATTGAGACCAGCCAAGAAAATCATGGTAGACGTTTGTGGCAAGTTGTAATCACCAGCAATGAAACATCAACTAAGGGGACAACTGACTTAGGAAAAACATTTAATTTGAGCCCAATTCATATTTCAAAACTGATGATAAATGATGGTAACTATTCAGAAATGAAGCCAAAAATGTTGAATATGTGTAAGAACACATTTCTCCCTAGTGAGCCTGATGAGATGCATGCTGGAGAGAAACTGGAGGATAGTAATAGAACTGGGAAATCCCTCAGATATGCTAAGTACCCTAGTCATCAGAAAAAGAATCAAACTCTGCAGCAACCTTTTGAATGCAACAGACAAGGGAGAGACTTCATCAAGGAAGCAATATTCTTTACACATAGGATGTTTCATATGGGTGAGATGGCttacaaatataagaaatattggaAGGCCTGTGGTAAGTCAGCTCTCATTGCCCAAGAGAGAACTCACATAGGGGAGAATCACTATAGATGTAACAAATGGGGGAATACCTTCTGTAAGATACCAACACAGTTGAATCTTCACAGAGCTGATCTCCAGGAGCAACAGCATAAATGTAATCAAAGTGGGAACAATTTCTGCCAGAAATTACATTCCACTCAGCTTCAGAGAATTCAGTTAGAGAAAACGTTTGAATGTGATGTATGCAGTAAAACTTTCTATAAAAAGTCTAATCTCACTAAACGTCAGAAAGtacacactggagagaaaccctatgcaTGTGATGAATGTGAGAAATCTTTCGGCCATAAATCAGACCATACTATTCATCAGAGAATCCACCCTGGAGGAAAGCCCTATGAATGTAATGAATTTGGGAAATCCTTCTGCCAGAAGTCAGCCCTCACTGTCCATCAAAGGATTCACAATAGGGAGACGCCTCATGAATGCAATGATTGTGGTAAAACCTTCCATAAGAAGTCAGTACTCACTGCACATCGGAGAACTCACACAGGAGAGAGACCTTATGcatgtaaagaatgtgggaaaTCCTTTGGACACCGGCCAGCCCTCACTGTACATCAGAGAACTCACACAAGAGATAAACCTtataaatgtaatgaatgtgggaaatcgTTCTGTGTGAAGCCAAAACTCACTGTACATCTGAGACTTCACACAGGtgagaaaccttatgaatgtaaagaatgtggtAAAACTTTCTACCAGAAGTCAAAACTCACTGTACACCAGAGAGCTCACACAGGTGAGAAACCTTATAAATGTGACGAATGTCAGAAAACCTTTTGTGAAAAGTCAACCCTCAATAGACATCAGAGAacacacacaggagagaagcccTATGGATGTAAAGAATGTAGGAAAACTTTCTTCCAGAAGTCAGCCCTCACTGTACATCAAAGaactcacacaggagagaagccctatgaatgtaatgaatgtggaaaaACCTTTTGCCAGAAATCACACCTCAGCAAACATCAGAGGACTCACATAGAGGAGAAATCATGTATGGCAGAGACTGGCTGTATATACACCCAaactcactttctttttctttggggcACACAGTTAGCCTGCATTTCTCAGCCTTCCTTTACTGTGGGTGGGACCATATAA
- the LOC132484278 gene encoding zinc finger protein 717-like isoform X2, giving the protein MNTSLGLVSFEDVAVNFTWEEWQDLDDAQRTLYRDIMLENYSSLVSLGHCITKPEVIIKLEQGAAPWTVKETPDQGFPDVQIVDDVIETSQENHGRRLWQVVITSNETSTKGTTDLGKTFNLSPIHISKLMINDVN; this is encoded by the exons GGGTTGGTGTCATTTGAGGATGTGGCTGTGAACTTCACCTGGGAGGAGTGGCAGGACCTGGATGATGCTCAGAGGACCCTATACAGGGATATCATGCTGGAGAACTACAGTAGCCTGGTGTCACTGG GGCATTGCATTACCAAACCTGAGGTGATCATCAAGTTGGAGCAAGGAGCAGCACCATGGACTGTAAAAGAAACCCCAGACCAGGGTTTCCCAG ATGTCCAGATTGTGGATGACGTGATTGAGACCAGCCAAGAAAATCATGGTAGACGTTTGTGGCAAGTTGTAATCACCAGCAATGAAACATCAACTAAGGGGACAACTGACTTAGGAAAAACATTTAATTTGAGCCCAATTCATATTTCAAAACTGATGATAAATGATG TCAATTGA